One window of the Chryseobacterium sp. CY350 genome contains the following:
- a CDS encoding PA2169 family four-helix-bundle protein: MDNKKTVATLNDLLNITNDRIQGFSKVEEKVWDSYSYLKNDYDQMVRESQSMKTDLITLITEKGGKADDTSTTAGAIHRTWIDLKNSFTGDNAESTLENVVFGEKAAINSYQEALQSGDLCSESTFVVADQLEQLKSSYSKFDRLERTLI; encoded by the coding sequence ATGGACAACAAAAAAACAGTTGCAACTCTTAATGATTTGCTTAACATTACGAACGACAGAATTCAAGGCTTTAGCAAAGTCGAAGAAAAAGTTTGGGATAGTTATTCCTATTTAAAAAATGACTACGACCAGATGGTTCGAGAGTCTCAAAGTATGAAGACCGACTTAATTACTTTAATTACTGAGAAAGGGGGTAAGGCTGATGATACATCCACTACCGCTGGTGCTATTCACAGAACTTGGATTGATTTAAAAAATTCATTTACTGGAGATAATGCAGAATCTACATTGGAAAACGTCGTATTCGGCGAGAAAGCTGCAATCAATAGTTATCAGGAAGCCCTGCAAAGTGGAGATTTGTGTTCCGAAAGCACTTTCGTGGTCGCAGATCAACTGGAACAACTAAAATCTTCCTACAGCAAGTTTGACCGTCTGGAAAGAACTCTCATTTAA
- a CDS encoding DUF4142 domain-containing protein, translated as MKKSIVMLLAVATAVSCNKKETTNSSDQNDSVEMSVSPDSGSSAMTGDSATTTSASQETMTLSDQDKTFADAAAKGGMMEVMAGELAVKNGTNPIVKTLGEMMVKDHTKANDELKQWATANSYTLPANVDAAQQKKFDELKTKKGAEFDRAYTDQMVVDHKKTISEFKKESSDGSETSLKAFAEGKIPALEHHLMQSEKAKTAVK; from the coding sequence ATGAAAAAATCAATTGTAATGCTTTTAGCAGTAGCTACAGCGGTATCATGTAACAAGAAAGAAACAACAAACAGCAGTGATCAGAATGATTCTGTAGAAATGTCTGTATCTCCTGACTCAGGTTCATCAGCGATGACAGGTGACTCAGCTACGACTACTTCTGCAAGTCAAGAAACTATGACTTTAAGCGATCAGGACAAAACATTTGCAGATGCTGCAGCGAAGGGAGGAATGATGGAAGTAATGGCTGGAGAGCTTGCCGTGAAGAATGGTACAAATCCTATTGTTAAAACTTTGGGCGAAATGATGGTCAAAGATCATACGAAAGCAAATGACGAGCTTAAACAATGGGCGACTGCAAACTCGTACACTTTGCCTGCGAATGTAGATGCTGCACAACAGAAAAAGTTTGATGAATTAAAAACCAAAAAAGGTGCTGAGTTCGATCGTGCTTACACAGATCAGATGGTTGTAGATCATAAAAAGACGATCTCTGAATTTAAAAAGGAATCCAGCGATGGTTCTGAAACTTCTTTAAAAGCTTTTGCAGAAGGTAAGATCCCGGCATTAGAACATCATCTGATGCAATCTGAAAAGGCAAAAACTGCTGTAAAATAA
- a CDS encoding gluconolaconase, protein MKKLVFCIALAGCASAIPDQPTTRIDFTAPETYPEGVVYDSISNVYFVSSARLGSIGKVSAQGTYSPLINDPTFKSSYGLKVHPDGKRLFACIGDANYSKFTSPDTRKKMSRLIGIDILTGKKTDDIDLSKLVPGQHFANDLVFDHQQNAYVTDSFANVIYKITPGGNASVFADSPLFKTEGIGLNGIVYHPSGYLLTVSSGTGTIYKIELNNPKKISKVMTEQFFMNGDGLLLTSNDTLVVVQNGGSDKIYELTSKDNWSSAKLSASTLVADRFTYPSTATLVKDKIFVMNAKFSELTDSTSVPSKIFAIQHARLMPLPK, encoded by the coding sequence ATGAAAAAGTTAGTATTCTGTATTGCGTTGGCAGGATGTGCATCTGCAATCCCTGATCAGCCGACAACTAGAATTGATTTCACTGCTCCTGAAACATATCCCGAAGGAGTGGTTTATGACAGTATCTCCAATGTGTATTTCGTTTCTTCAGCAAGATTGGGTAGTATTGGAAAAGTGAGTGCTCAAGGTACGTATAGTCCGCTGATTAATGATCCAACATTTAAATCCTCGTATGGTCTTAAAGTGCATCCGGATGGAAAACGCCTTTTTGCATGTATTGGAGATGCTAATTACAGCAAATTCACATCTCCCGACACCAGAAAGAAAATGTCTCGGCTAATCGGGATTGATATTTTAACAGGCAAAAAAACAGATGATATTGATCTTTCAAAATTGGTTCCTGGTCAGCATTTTGCGAATGATCTTGTTTTTGATCATCAGCAGAATGCTTATGTCACAGATAGTTTTGCAAATGTAATTTACAAAATCACGCCCGGTGGAAATGCCTCTGTTTTTGCCGATAGTCCACTTTTTAAAACTGAAGGGATAGGTTTAAATGGCATTGTTTATCATCCCTCCGGCTATCTGCTTACTGTTAGTAGCGGGACAGGAACGATCTATAAAATTGAACTCAATAATCCAAAGAAAATCTCAAAGGTGATGACCGAACAATTTTTTATGAATGGCGACGGACTCTTATTAACGAGTAATGATACATTGGTAGTAGTGCAAAATGGCGGAAGCGACAAAATATACGAGTTGACTTCGAAGGATAATTGGTCTTCTGCTAAATTATCGGCATCAACTCTGGTTGCAGATCGTTTTACCTATCCTTCAACCGCAACTCTAGTGAAGGATAAAATTTTCGTAATGAATGCGAAATTTTCTGAGCTTACTGACAGTACTTCCGTCCCATCCAAGATATTTGCGATACAGCATGCCAGATTAATGCCTCTGCCTAAATAA
- a CDS encoding PQQ-dependent sugar dehydrogenase, translating into MKRNIIFKGLPILAALTFSNVPAQRGIPPKDVTTITHSTNYPQHLDFLPEMVKLLKVPEGWTVSVAASGLGKPRMLYQTLDGHLYVTRRDTGDVLLLKDADKDGRFEDIITVVAEFKGVHGITMKDGFLYLCNNNELRRYKINPDGTLSNKEMLFNDMPSAGQHPNRTMDFGPDGKLYLSIGTLCNDCKESDREAATIVQVDPSTWERTIFASGLRNTIGFDWHPQTNELWGMDNGGDAKGDDWPPEELNNIKQEKNYGYPFAYAKKEVDKSREDPAGDSKEKWAETTEPSSMEFQAHMAPIGFQFFPSGSPYTGDALVNWHGSWNRSKPVGFQVQKIKFINGKPVTVEDFLTGFLQGRARFGRPAGVFITSSGTVLISDDANGVLYSIRQK; encoded by the coding sequence ATGAAAAGAAATATTATTTTTAAAGGGCTACCTATTCTTGCCGCTCTTACATTTTCTAATGTGCCGGCGCAACGCGGAATACCGCCAAAGGATGTAACTACAATAACGCATTCGACGAATTACCCTCAACATCTTGATTTCCTTCCTGAAATGGTTAAGTTGCTAAAAGTACCCGAGGGATGGACTGTTTCCGTCGCTGCTTCAGGTCTCGGAAAACCAAGGATGCTCTATCAAACTCTTGATGGTCATCTTTATGTTACAAGACGTGATACGGGAGATGTACTGCTTTTGAAGGATGCAGACAAAGATGGTCGATTTGAAGATATAATAACTGTCGTGGCAGAGTTTAAAGGTGTTCACGGAATTACCATGAAAGATGGATTTCTTTATTTGTGCAACAATAATGAATTACGCAGATATAAAATAAATCCGGACGGAACGCTTTCAAACAAAGAAATGCTTTTTAATGATATGCCGAGTGCAGGACAACATCCAAACAGAACAATGGATTTTGGTCCGGATGGTAAGTTATACCTCTCAATCGGAACTTTATGTAATGATTGCAAGGAAAGTGATCGTGAAGCTGCTACAATAGTACAGGTAGATCCCTCAACTTGGGAACGAACCATTTTCGCATCTGGTCTTAGGAATACCATAGGATTTGACTGGCATCCGCAAACCAATGAATTATGGGGAATGGATAACGGCGGCGATGCGAAAGGTGACGACTGGCCGCCTGAAGAATTAAACAATATCAAGCAGGAAAAAAATTACGGATATCCTTTTGCTTATGCAAAAAAAGAAGTTGATAAGAGTCGCGAAGATCCCGCAGGAGACAGTAAGGAAAAATGGGCTGAAACTACAGAGCCTTCATCAATGGAGTTTCAGGCGCACATGGCACCCATAGGATTTCAGTTTTTTCCCTCAGGATCCCCATACACCGGTGATGCATTGGTTAATTGGCATGGGTCATGGAACCGAAGTAAACCTGTGGGCTTTCAAGTTCAGAAAATTAAATTTATAAATGGGAAGCCAGTAACAGTCGAAGATTTCCTGACAGGTTTTTTACAGGGAAGAGCTAGATTTGGAAGACCGGCAGGGGTTTTTATTACTTCTTCCGGCACTGTTCTGATTTCTGATGACGCTAATGGCGTTCTATACTCAATTAGGCAAAAATAA
- a CDS encoding YciE/YciF ferroxidase family protein — translation MKKTENQNGNSTGKIKAKSSAAEGLKELFVDELKDIVYAERALLKALPKMAKNASEPKLVTAIEKHVVVTQGQVDRLEKIFELLGESNRGVKCDAMEGLIKEGESIMEETEEGPVRDAGIISASQKIEHYEIASYGTLLAFAKTLGENEIASLLEATLAEEKEADALLTESAYNSINFEAAEADQD, via the coding sequence ATGAAAAAGACAGAAAATCAAAATGGCAATTCGACGGGAAAGATTAAAGCCAAATCATCAGCTGCTGAAGGATTGAAAGAATTATTTGTGGATGAACTGAAAGACATCGTGTATGCTGAAAGAGCATTGTTAAAAGCTTTGCCAAAAATGGCGAAGAATGCAAGCGAGCCAAAACTGGTTACAGCGATCGAAAAGCACGTCGTAGTTACTCAAGGACAAGTTGATCGGCTTGAAAAGATTTTTGAACTTCTTGGTGAATCAAATCGAGGGGTAAAATGTGATGCTATGGAAGGTCTGATCAAAGAGGGAGAGAGCATTATGGAAGAAACAGAAGAGGGTCCGGTTAGAGATGCGGGAATTATTTCTGCTTCACAGAAAATTGAACATTATGAAATTGCCTCTTATGGAACCTTGCTTGCTTTTGCAAAAACTTTGGGTGAAAACGAGATTGCTTCTCTTCTAGAAGCTACGTTAGCTGAAGAGAAAGAGGCAGATGCATTGCTGACTGAGTCCGCTTACAATTCGATCAATTTTGAAGCTGCAGAAGCTGATCAAGATTAA
- a CDS encoding Crp/Fnr family transcriptional regulator: MIINEKLLTAYDAELITLTKDKHLFSVDGIPDHYFQVKSGCMKLTSDKKGNNQFIHGFAYAGDPVGETFLFSESHYSINAVALNQCNIYVLSKTKFKELIKDYSGLMYRLLHYISENDVYRMTLINKIAYGEPRTKIVTVIDHFKKMNNHSISKRFEVPFTRQQLASLTGLRVETVIRTIKIMECENLVEIINGKVFI, translated from the coding sequence ATGATTATTAATGAAAAGCTGCTCACAGCATATGACGCTGAATTAATAACTCTTACCAAGGATAAACATCTATTTTCAGTAGATGGAATTCCAGACCATTATTTTCAGGTTAAAAGTGGATGTATGAAACTTACAAGCGATAAAAAGGGGAACAATCAATTTATTCATGGTTTTGCCTACGCCGGTGATCCGGTTGGTGAAACATTTCTATTTTCAGAGAGTCACTATAGTATTAATGCAGTAGCTTTAAATCAGTGTAACATTTATGTACTGTCTAAAACGAAGTTTAAAGAACTCATAAAAGATTATTCAGGCTTAATGTACAGACTTCTTCACTACATCTCTGAAAATGACGTTTACAGAATGACACTGATTAACAAAATCGCCTACGGTGAGCCCCGTACTAAAATAGTTACTGTAATTGACCACTTTAAAAAAATGAATAATCACTCAATATCTAAGAGATTTGAAGTTCCCTTCACAAGGCAGCAGTTGGCTTCATTAACAGGTTTGCGGGTTGAGACTGTCATACGAACCATTAAAATAATGGAGTGTGAGAACTTAGTTGAGATTATTAACGGTAAAGTCTTCATTTGA
- a CDS encoding type IA DNA topoisomerase yields MKAIIAEKPSVAREIAQLLHVTEQKNGYLTGNGYCITWALGHLVTLAMPEDYNIKSFHKKSLPIVPDPFILTQKKIKKEKSHQLDPVATKQLKVIKEVFDQCSSIIVATDAGREGELIFRYIYDFLKCTKPFERLWISSLTEKAIAVGFRNLKPGKDFDGLYEAGKARSEADWLVGINASKALSISAGDEVYSLGRVQTPTLALICKRFQEHQNFTEKKYWQIQLYHRINYLDFKSQSSNRWEDKKSVEHILKSIEREGKAEVTDVQIKSVTEPAPLLFDLTALQKEANRKLGFSADETLQIAQSLYEKKFITYPRTGSRYIPKDIWPEIPELIRSLNNHVKFKDGISHLKFGNFNRRIVNDLKVTDHHALLITGKIPSSLSAKENSIYDMIAFSLLESLSDHCLKELTQVNLQVNHYEFLSKSVTIKQQGWRAARGILWEDENHGNGEQFNDFPQVKIGDVFKFSNPEILEKKTQPVKLYTEADLLSAMENAGRLIANEEEQKAIQNTGIGTSATRASIIEVLLKRQYIERRNKRMIPTQKGLQVYDFVKDQKIANVQMTAEWEVALHEIEQGNLDPSLFLHRIRAYTSQITEELLATDIPKERLPLLICPRCKSHPLFINKKFIKCSDETCSWIQFRTICGVQLSVNDISLLISQGRTPLIKNMKSKGGKRFDAIIVLQDDQTTKFEFPDRKKRSR; encoded by the coding sequence ATGAAAGCAATCATCGCAGAAAAACCAAGTGTCGCCAGAGAAATTGCCCAGCTCCTTCATGTCACGGAACAAAAAAACGGCTATCTGACCGGAAACGGTTATTGTATAACATGGGCACTGGGGCATCTGGTCACATTGGCCATGCCGGAAGATTACAATATCAAATCTTTTCACAAAAAATCTCTTCCCATTGTTCCTGACCCTTTCATACTAACCCAAAAGAAAATCAAGAAAGAAAAATCTCATCAGCTTGATCCAGTGGCAACAAAGCAACTTAAAGTGATCAAAGAAGTTTTTGATCAATGCAGCAGTATTATTGTAGCAACTGATGCCGGGCGGGAAGGAGAACTCATCTTTCGGTATATCTACGATTTCTTAAAATGCACGAAACCATTTGAAAGACTTTGGATCAGCTCATTAACTGAAAAAGCAATCGCTGTGGGGTTCAGGAATTTAAAACCGGGCAAAGATTTCGACGGATTGTATGAAGCCGGAAAAGCAAGAAGTGAAGCTGACTGGCTGGTGGGCATTAATGCTTCTAAGGCTTTGAGTATTTCAGCGGGGGATGAGGTGTATTCATTAGGAAGAGTCCAAACACCCACCTTGGCATTGATCTGCAAAAGATTTCAAGAGCATCAGAATTTCACCGAAAAAAAATACTGGCAGATTCAGCTATACCATCGGATAAATTATCTTGATTTTAAGAGTCAGTCCTCGAATCGATGGGAAGATAAAAAATCAGTTGAACATATTTTAAAGTCGATTGAGCGGGAAGGAAAAGCTGAGGTGACCGATGTTCAAATCAAATCGGTTACGGAACCTGCTCCTTTGCTTTTTGACCTGACTGCTTTGCAAAAAGAAGCCAACCGCAAACTTGGATTTTCAGCAGATGAAACTTTACAGATCGCTCAAAGTCTGTATGAAAAGAAATTCATCACGTATCCAAGAACCGGTAGCCGATACATCCCTAAAGATATATGGCCGGAAATACCTGAACTCATAAGAAGCCTGAACAATCATGTAAAATTTAAAGATGGAATCTCCCATCTGAAATTTGGAAACTTTAACAGACGAATAGTTAATGATCTTAAGGTGACCGATCATCACGCCTTGTTAATTACCGGTAAAATTCCATCATCATTATCTGCTAAAGAAAATTCCATTTACGACATGATTGCGTTCAGTCTTTTGGAATCACTGTCTGATCACTGTCTAAAAGAGCTGACCCAGGTTAATTTACAAGTAAATCACTATGAATTTCTATCAAAATCTGTTACCATCAAACAGCAGGGCTGGCGAGCAGCGAGAGGTATTCTCTGGGAGGACGAAAACCATGGTAATGGTGAGCAATTCAACGACTTTCCTCAAGTAAAGATCGGAGATGTTTTTAAGTTTTCAAATCCGGAAATTTTGGAAAAAAAAACTCAACCGGTAAAATTATATACAGAAGCTGATCTTTTATCAGCAATGGAAAATGCAGGCAGACTTATTGCAAACGAAGAAGAACAAAAAGCCATTCAAAATACAGGAATTGGCACCTCCGCTACCCGAGCATCGATTATTGAAGTCCTCCTTAAACGACAGTACATTGAGCGACGAAACAAACGAATGATTCCGACTCAAAAAGGATTGCAGGTATATGATTTTGTTAAAGATCAGAAAATTGCGAATGTACAGATGACCGCAGAGTGGGAGGTTGCATTACATGAAATCGAGCAGGGAAACCTTGATCCAAGCCTATTTCTTCATAGGATTAGGGCATATACTTCTCAAATTACAGAGGAACTTTTAGCCACTGACATTCCGAAGGAAAGATTACCCTTGTTGATCTGCCCAAGGTGTAAAAGTCACCCTTTGTTCATCAATAAAAAATTCATCAAATGTTCTGATGAAACCTGTTCATGGATTCAGTTCCGCACCATTTGCGGTGTTCAGCTCTCTGTGAATGATATTAGTTTACTTATATCCCAAGGTAGAACACCACTCATAAAAAATATGAAAAGCAAAGGTGGTAAAAGATTCGACGCCATCATCGTTCTGCAAGATGACCAAACGACGAAATTTGAATTTCCGGATAGAAAGAAGAGAAGCAGATAA
- a CDS encoding DUF3945 domain-containing protein: MSEADAKKIPDLEELSDILLVHNKKRMKIEAVTGIDEKGQLKTVAPSKRNQNQFMRVDKSGDLFSNFFSNFFSQLKNPTQFSFFKVPAAEAEAKAKELQQKVDHPTKESTSPLDITEVQLPKTDTTEITQNTTKMEAKEPTTSNNEYRYKPEQIDWDTMSNLGLSKERLEKLNILEPLLKGYKTNDLISISLNFEGAITKLDARLSLQQNEEGKVTMAIHGIRKEPQLHFPFFGHQFTEQDKKNLLTTGNMGRVVELQNFKTGEPIPSIISVDRLTNELIALKTQYIKIPDELKGVQLNDQQKQTLLGGKPLYIEGMISTKGDPFNATVQFNADKRYVEFLFDRTQHKRQTQTETQIRSKSQNQSPTSVAEAPQVFRGKELDHEQYSKFKAGETVYISGLTDSKGKEYQGYITFNQETAKTEFSFTNPTQLREKAKPSEDHKTQTAVNTDGKTNEATKNIKEPLQSKQKEPVNKQQEDQQKKTTRSKGRRV; this comes from the coding sequence ATGAGCGAAGCAGATGCAAAGAAAATCCCCGACTTAGAAGAACTGTCTGATATTTTATTGGTTCACAATAAGAAAAGAATGAAGATTGAGGCCGTCACCGGAATTGATGAAAAAGGTCAACTGAAAACGGTTGCTCCCAGTAAAAGAAATCAAAACCAGTTTATGAGGGTTGATAAATCCGGTGACCTTTTTTCAAATTTCTTTTCCAACTTTTTCAGTCAGTTGAAAAATCCAACGCAGTTCTCCTTTTTTAAAGTTCCGGCAGCAGAGGCAGAAGCCAAAGCCAAGGAACTGCAACAAAAGGTAGATCACCCAACCAAGGAGAGCACTTCACCACTTGATATTACAGAAGTACAATTACCAAAAACAGATACAACAGAAATAACTCAAAATACAACCAAAATGGAAGCAAAAGAACCCACCACATCAAACAATGAATACCGTTACAAACCTGAACAGATCGATTGGGACACCATGTCCAATTTGGGGCTCAGTAAAGAGCGTCTGGAAAAATTAAATATTTTAGAACCTTTATTAAAGGGCTATAAAACCAATGATCTCATTTCGATCAGTCTCAACTTTGAGGGCGCCATTACCAAATTGGATGCTAGACTTTCTCTGCAACAGAACGAAGAAGGAAAAGTAACGATGGCCATTCATGGCATCAGAAAGGAGCCGCAACTGCACTTTCCATTTTTCGGACACCAGTTTACAGAACAAGACAAGAAAAACCTGTTAACAACCGGTAACATGGGAAGAGTAGTAGAATTACAAAATTTCAAGACCGGCGAACCTATTCCATCGATTATTAGTGTTGACCGATTAACCAATGAGTTGATTGCTTTGAAGACCCAATACATCAAAATCCCTGATGAACTCAAAGGCGTCCAACTTAATGATCAGCAGAAACAAACTTTGCTGGGTGGAAAGCCTCTATACATTGAAGGAATGATTTCCACTAAAGGGGATCCTTTCAATGCTACCGTTCAGTTTAATGCCGACAAAAGATATGTGGAGTTTCTGTTTGACAGAACCCAGCATAAGCGTCAAACTCAAACAGAAACTCAAATCCGGTCAAAATCTCAGAATCAATCTCCAACCTCAGTTGCTGAAGCTCCTCAAGTATTCAGAGGAAAAGAACTTGACCATGAGCAATACAGTAAATTCAAGGCAGGAGAAACGGTTTATATCAGCGGATTGACAGACAGCAAAGGAAAAGAATATCAGGGCTACATCACTTTTAATCAGGAGACTGCTAAAACAGAATTCTCCTTTACCAATCCTACTCAATTAAGAGAAAAGGCAAAGCCATCTGAGGATCACAAAACCCAGACTGCAGTAAATACAGACGGTAAAACGAATGAAGCGACCAAAAACATCAAAGAACCACTTCAGTCTAAACAAAAAGAGCCTGTGAATAAACAACAGGAAGATCAGCAGAAAAAAACAACCCGATCAAAAGGTCGCAGAGTCTAA
- a CDS encoding helix-turn-helix domain-containing protein, translating into MHIERTEFIVWMERIMERFDILKESIARKQLQSTEIDGEQLLDNQDVLQLLKISSRSLQRYRSDKKLPYYTISGKLYYKKSDVDQFIRNNFHSAVRITEKGDDK; encoded by the coding sequence ATGCATATCGAAAGAACAGAATTTATCGTATGGATGGAGAGAATTATGGAAAGATTTGACATCCTAAAAGAGTCGATTGCCAGAAAGCAATTACAAAGTACCGAGATAGACGGAGAACAGTTGTTGGATAACCAAGACGTCCTTCAACTCCTAAAAATAAGCTCAAGATCATTGCAGCGATATCGGTCAGATAAAAAGCTGCCGTACTATACGATCAGTGGAAAACTCTACTACAAGAAATCGGATGTTGATCAGTTCATCCGTAACAATTTCCACAGTGCTGTGCGGATTACAGAGAAAGGTGATGACAAATGA
- a CDS encoding helix-turn-helix domain-containing protein: MVTLSLLTKEDLQEFKKELLQEITSLLENKGPIQKQWLRTSEVKKLLNVSSGTLQNYRVNGTLSYKKLGGSLYYSHDEIQKLMQSK; the protein is encoded by the coding sequence ATGGTCACATTATCCCTACTCACCAAAGAAGATTTGCAGGAGTTTAAAAAAGAACTTCTCCAAGAAATCACCAGTTTACTCGAGAACAAAGGTCCTATTCAAAAACAATGGCTCAGAACTTCAGAAGTCAAAAAACTTCTAAATGTATCATCCGGCACTCTGCAAAACTACAGGGTTAATGGAACGCTGAGCTATAAAAAGCTGGGTGGAAGTCTGTATTACAGTCATGACGAGATCCAGAAACTCATGCAGTCAAAATAA
- a CDS encoding JAB domain-containing protein — translation MKFNIVNEIKLSYSRNGNCEKSIASSVDAVGIFREHFDADEMDYRESFFALYLNQANKVLGIKKISESGISSTLIDVRIIMQAALLCNASGIIISHNHPSGNLKPSECDIKMTRKIKDAAQILNMNLLDHFILTSDSHFSFADHGIL, via the coding sequence ATGAAATTCAACATTGTTAACGAAATCAAATTGAGCTATTCAAGAAACGGTAATTGTGAGAAATCTATTGCATCGTCGGTTGATGCGGTAGGTATTTTCAGAGAGCATTTTGACGCTGATGAAATGGATTATAGAGAATCATTCTTTGCCCTCTATCTCAATCAAGCAAACAAAGTTTTAGGAATTAAGAAAATTTCTGAATCTGGAATCTCATCCACCTTAATCGATGTACGAATTATAATGCAGGCTGCACTTTTATGTAATGCGTCAGGAATTATTATTTCTCATAACCACCCCTCAGGGAATCTTAAACCATCGGAATGTGATATCAAAATGACAAGAAAGATTAAAGATGCTGCACAAATTCTGAATATGAATCTGTTAGACCATTTTATTTTAACCTCTGATTCACATTTTTCTTTTGCTGATCATGGAATACTGTAA
- a CDS encoding site-specific integrase, which yields MSTHLSILFLMKRSKISSKGLCPIHLRVTFDGKRLEITTGRFIEPDKWCIESGKVKGRSADVRETNTYLDILRSRVYSIQNELIQSGETISVEEIRNKLTGVEDNKKLLLVILNDHNLKMEQLVGNEYAKGTLVRYKSCYRHLKNFLRIKYNVSDIDISKVNLEFINNFEHYLRTKEENPCSNNSAVKYIKNLSKVIRICLANEWLDRDPLIGYKSKYTEVNRKFLDDAELRKIELKEFNIERMEIIRDMFVFSCYTGLSFIDVRNLTADNIGVGIDGRKWIFTARQKTKIASNIPLLEKAEKILFKYKDYPMGGHRAKKLLPIPVNQKMNAYLKEVADLCGISKELTFHIARHTFATTVTLSNGVSIESVSKMLGHKSIKTTQIYAKIMDRKVSDEMDSLSNLLERKEKSFKNI from the coding sequence ATGAGTACGCATTTATCCATTCTTTTCCTAATGAAAAGATCAAAGATTTCATCAAAAGGGCTATGTCCTATTCACTTACGTGTGACCTTTGATGGGAAGAGGCTTGAAATTACAACCGGCAGATTTATTGAACCCGACAAATGGTGCATTGAATCCGGTAAAGTTAAAGGGAGATCGGCTGATGTCCGAGAAACTAATACCTATCTTGATATTTTAAGATCTAGAGTCTACTCTATACAAAACGAGCTGATTCAATCAGGAGAGACCATATCCGTTGAAGAGATCCGAAATAAGCTAACTGGGGTAGAAGACAATAAAAAACTGCTTCTGGTAATCCTTAATGATCATAACCTTAAGATGGAACAGTTGGTAGGGAATGAATATGCGAAGGGAACATTAGTTAGATACAAAAGCTGTTATCGTCACTTAAAAAATTTCCTGAGAATCAAGTATAATGTATCTGACATTGATATTTCCAAAGTCAATCTCGAATTTATCAATAATTTCGAGCATTATCTAAGAACCAAGGAAGAAAACCCGTGCAGTAATAATTCTGCAGTTAAGTATATTAAAAATTTAAGTAAGGTGATCCGTATCTGTCTCGCTAATGAATGGCTTGACCGAGATCCTCTGATTGGATATAAATCGAAATACACGGAAGTTAACAGAAAATTTTTAGATGACGCAGAGTTGAGAAAAATTGAACTTAAAGAATTCAATATCGAGCGTATGGAGATTATTCGTGATATGTTTGTTTTCAGTTGCTATACGGGTTTATCTTTTATCGATGTTCGCAATCTTACAGCAGATAACATTGGAGTAGGAATAGATGGTCGAAAATGGATATTTACTGCACGTCAGAAAACGAAAATCGCATCAAATATACCCTTGTTAGAAAAAGCGGAAAAAATCCTTTTTAAATATAAAGATTATCCGATGGGAGGTCATAGAGCAAAAAAGTTATTGCCAATTCCAGTCAATCAAAAAATGAATGCTTATTTGAAAGAAGTAGCTGATCTCTGTGGCATATCAAAAGAATTAACCTTTCATATTGCGAGACATACTTTCGCGACTACAGTAACTCTTTCAAACGGAGTATCCATAGAAAGTGTAAGTAAAATGTTGGGACATAAAAGTATAAAAACAACGCAGATTTATGCTAAAATTATGGATCGAAAGGTGAGTGATGAGATGGATTCATTGAGTAATTTACTGGAAAGAAAGGAAAAATCCTTTAAAAATATTTAA
- the trxA gene encoding thioredoxin — translation MALEITDSSFQETVLKSDKPVLVDFWAVWCGPCRTLGPIIEEVASDFEGKAVVGKVDVDNNQEISMQYGIRNIPTVLIFKNGEVVDKLVGVTPKEVIAEKLSAHL, via the coding sequence ATGGCTTTAGAAATTACGGACAGCTCGTTTCAGGAAACAGTTTTAAAATCAGATAAACCAGTATTGGTAGACTTTTGGGCAGTATGGTGCGGACCGTGCAGAACGTTGGGACCAATCATCGAAGAAGTAGCATCAGATTTCGAAGGAAAAGCTGTAGTAGGAAAAGTAGATGTAGACAACAATCAGGAAATTTCTATGCAGTATGGAATCAGAAATATCCCTACAGTTCTTATTTTTAAGAATGGTGAGGTAGTAGATAAGTTGGTAGGTGTAACGCCAAAAGAGGTCATCGCAGAGAAACTAAGTGCACACTTATAA